Proteins from one Elgaria multicarinata webbii isolate HBS135686 ecotype San Diego chromosome 3, rElgMul1.1.pri, whole genome shotgun sequence genomic window:
- the LOC134396145 gene encoding zinc finger protein OZF-like isoform X2, with protein MEEQDLSVPKELGESLTEMPVPLEDVAANSPTTEQDPSESTVKLQFTTDAKKVGEREAILPGGDQMRAKEGNIQLERPQTAELNETSLGRAQGNPFSFHGEEGVMPQNQPDAQSLQENHSGKETEKALICEEGTGNTVNEEILRCKTKKACTECGNLCEVFELPASQKTQTEEEFYICPRCGKTFKNGASLALRQGALAGAKPYPCSECSKSFGTKASLLKHKGTHTGEKPYVCSECGKCFTTSSNLIYHNIVHTGEKPHKCSDCGKSFHWKSSLITHERTHTGEKPYECPECGKSFGNSSQLLRHRRVHTGEKPYHCSECGRSFNQIASLIAHKRIHTGEKPYECSECGKGFGTRTNLMMHKRVHTGERPYKCSYCGQSFSQRTHLIIHERTHTGEKPYTCPECGKSFNAKAPLITHRRTHTGENLYQCFQCGKSFSTSSNLLNHNIIHTGEKPHKCADCGKCFNRKSSLITHQRTHTGEKPYACFECGKRFISSSDLTKHKKVHRGKRSGCTESIVYSPALAEPESIQPGGQPC; from the exons ATGCCGGTGCCTTTGGAAGATGTGGCTGCTAATTCCCCCACGACGGAGCAAGATCCGTCGGAAAGCACAGTGAAGCTGCAGTTCACCACCGATGCCAAGAAAGTAGGCGAGAGGGAGGCCATTTTGCCGG GGGGTGATCAAATGAGGGCAAAAGAAGGAAATATTCAGCTGGAAAGACCCCAGACAGCGGAACTCAATGAGACGTCATTGGGAAGAGCCCAAGGAAACCCCTTCTCGTTTCATGGTGAGGAAGGGGTGATGCCTCAGAATCAGCCAGATGCACAAAGTCTTCAAGAAAACCATTCTGGGAAggaaacagaaaaggccctgatttGTGAAGAAGGCACCGGAAATACGGTGAACGAAGAGATCCTTCGGTGTAAGACCAAAAAGGCGTGTACCGAGTGTGGAAACCTTTGTGAGGTCTTCGAACTCCCCGCGAGTCAGAAAACGCAAACGGAAGAGGAGTTTTACATATGCCCTCGTTGTGGGAAGACCTTCAAGAACGGGGCGTCCCTTGCACTGCGCCAGGGGGCTTTGGCTGGAGCAAAACCTTATCCGTGCTCTGAGTGCAGCAAAAGCTTTGGCACCAAGGCTTCCCTCCTGAAGCACAAGGggacccacacgggcgagaaACCCTACGTGTGCTCCGAGTGCGGGAAGTGCTTCACGACCAGCTCCAACCTGATCTACCACAACATCgtgcacacaggagagaagccgcaCAAGTGCTCGGACTGCGGCAAAAGCTTCCACTGGAAATCCTCCCTGATCACGCACGAGCggacccacacgggcgagaagccgtaCGAGTGCCccgagtgcgggaagagctttggcAACAGCTCCCAGCTCCTGCGACACAGAAGGGTCCACACCGGCGAGAAGCCGTACCACTGTTCGGAGTGCGGCCGGAGCTTCAACCAGATCGCTTCTCTCATTGCACACaagagaatccacacgggggagaaaccctaCGAATGCTCCGAGTGCGGGAAAGGTTTCGGCACCCGCACGAACTTGATGATGCACAAGAGGGTTCACACAGGAGAGCGGCCATACAAGTGCTCCTACTGCGGGCAGAGCTTCAGCCAGCGGACACATCTGATCATCCACGAGAGgacccacacgggagagaagccctatacatGCCCcgagtgcgggaaaagcttcaacGCCAAGGCGCCCCTCATCACGCACCGGAGGACCCACACGGGAGAGAACCTTTACCAGTGCTTccagtgcgggaagagcttcagcaCCAGCTCTAATCTCCTCAACCACAACAtcatccacacaggagagaagccgcaCAAATGCGCGGACTGCGGCAAGTGCTTCAATCGGAAGTCGTCCCTCATTACCCACCAGAgaacccacacgggggagaagccataCGCCTGCTTCGAGTGCGGGAAGCGTTTCATTTCTAGCTCGGACCTGACGAAGCATAAAAAAGTCCACCGGGGGAAACGTTCAGGCTGCACCGAGAGCATCGTGTATAGCCCGGCGCTCGCAGAACCAGAAAGCATTCAGCCGGGAGGGCAGCCATGTTAG